AGTATGAAAACAAGTCATGAATGTATTCAGATAGATTTTCCAAGTTTATGTGGTATCATGAGGCGCGTGTGATGAATTTATCTGTATCAGACATTCTGAACTACAGTTCTCTTTTACTTAAGTTGACCAACTGTAGTCAAGATGATTGTCTTgctattttctttttcaaatctgTTTGATTCTAGACTTATATGCCCTTTGCTATAATTGCATTCATATAATGATGAGAAAAACTAATAAGTTTCTTCGTGACGTGAGTCTAATATTGGTTTAATACATGTTTCATTTCATTTAGGTCAGACTTTTCGGCACACTCTCTACCCCTCATATAAGAGCAACCGTCCACCTACTCCAGATACAATAGTGCAGGGCCTTCAATACTTGAAAGCATCCATCAAAGCCATGTCCATCAAAGTCATTGAGGTAAGATGGGTGGGTTGGATAACAGGTTAAAATGGGTTTGTAATTGAAGCAGATCATTTTCACTACAATATTATTTGTCATTTTTCTAATACCTGATGCATTAGTTTTGCTtacaaaaacattattattaCCGAAAATATCTAcgtttttgataaaaataatcTAGGAAGTGGTATGCATTAAGGTAGACTTTGGGCAACTTTCAACCCATTTGACCGGTCCCTTTTAGCTAGTTTTTTCTTTGATCttgataaaaaggaaaaaaagacAACTGAGATCCATTCATAAGTAAATGGGTCGAATAAAAGCAATTTACTTGAAATCTATCAGTTATGGTTAATTGTATTGATGATATGTATATTAATCAAGGTAGGTTCCTGGTGTTGAAGCTGATGATGTTATTGGGACCTTGGCTGTACGCAGTGTAGATGCTGGGTTCAAAGTAAATTTTCTGCAACTCTTTTACATGCATGATACAATTCTATCAGATTTTCTTAGAAAGTGCTATTAATGAACTGAACTCTTTGGTTGTAGACGACATTAAAGCTATATTACTTCAGAATCTTGTATGAGACTTGTTAAATAGGTTTCGTTTGTTACAGGTCAGAGTTGTCTCTCCTGACAAAGACTTTTTCCAGATATTATCTCCTTCGTTACGTCTTCTTCGAATTGCACCTCGTGGTTTTGAGTTAGTATTAATAAATTATTTCTTTTCTTGTTGTCAAGGTTAACGAGTCTATAATTATGATATAGAGACACTTATATCTTAAACTTTCTTGTCAGAATGGTTTCTTTTGGAATGGAGGATTTTGCTAAGAAATATGGAACACTACAACCTTCTCAGTTTGTGGATGTAATGTCACTTGTCGGTGACAGATCTGACAACATACCAGGTTGTCTTTCGATCACATTATGAGAATAATACATGTTCATTTTACTAGGCTTCTTACaatggtttatatatatatatatatctatccTGATGATCTTATGTGTTGGATGCTATTTGTTAAAACAGGGGTTGATGGAATCGGGGATGTACATGCTGTGCAGTTGATATCAAGATTTGGTATACATGGAGTTTTCTTTTAGTATTGTTTTCTTTACCTTCATACGCTATTTGTAATATTTTCATATATCCCCTTCAAAACATAGTATAATACCATATTACCCAACAAATAACCATAAACAAGAAATAGCTATTTTCCTTGGAACTTGCATTAGGATATGGGTGTTTGGAGTGTAAGGGGAAAGCAAAGGGTATAATGGTCATATTATAAATTGTATTTGATGAAACTGGTAAATATGAAATATTTTGTATTTTGAATGGGTATATTTTATATGAGTTTTTTTGGTTGGGTAATGCAAGTTTTTCTAGGGTATATATGGAGTATATGTGAAATTGTCCCATTTCACTTTTATTTGAGGCGTAAGCCATGATGTTTCTAACTTATTGCTTGTTTACATGAATTTATAAAGGTTCATTGGAGAATTTGCTGCAAAATATTGATCAAGTTGATGAGGAACGAATTAAAAAGGTTTGTCCGAATATTTTCATGCTTCTCTTGAATTGCATTTTGGAAACAAACTACTTTCACATGTCTGTTATTCTTAAACTAATTGGATGTATATCAATATCATGGATGTAAACTTGTGTCAAAAAAATTGTTCTATTGAGCTTAAATACTATGACAAGTGTTTCCAGAATTTTAAACACAGGTAATGTTGCTAGTATGATAAATAAGTATATTTTTAATCTGGATAATACTTTTGGCATAAATATGACCTAATGTTACTGCTCCTTTCGTTAGCTAGATTTCACAGCCGTCtccgaaaataacaaaaaaaatttgGCCCTGTGCGAGATAGAAATTTTGGGCCCGATTCGCTTATTTCCATGTATTATAAACTCATCAATTATTTAATCACTAAAATTTATGTGAAAGTAATTTAAATAGTTATTTTTAGCTAAGTGTAGTTAGTAATTTATTAACTAAAGGAAAAGATGTAGTTGACAAAATTAGGCATTAAATGTCATATGCaaactaaaaaactaaaaaaGTGAAGCTAAAATAGAGAATTTGGAGACGCCGGGATTAGAACCCGCGTCTCCTTGTTGTTTAAGCAAGGCAATAACCACCCCGACAAGAGCTTGTTTGTGTCATCTTTCGATTCAGTATATATATATTCTAGCTTATACAACGTAAATTCTATACAAAGTTAAAAAGATTTGGGCCCCCGGAGGATTGGGCCCCGTGCCGTTGCCCACCCCGCACCCCCTCCAAGCCGGCCTTGCTAGATTTGTATATATGATGGTGGGTTTAAACAAGAACCGTTAAATATTTGACTTTTAATTTTTGTGTTTATATTATACTAGAGACGGTTAATAGCGGATTTGTAAATCTCAAATGCAGGCTTTGATAGCAAACAAGGAGCAGGCCTTATTGAGCAAAGAACTGGTGTGTGACTAGCAATATAACCATTTGCATTTCAAGTTTACAACTTACCAACTGTAGTTAACCGATTGTTTTCTGCACATGTGTAGAATAAGAATCGTGGGCATTTCAGTCATTTATACTAATTCTGACCCTAATGTCTTTCTTGGCTTCTGTTGTATTCTTACTAACACTTTTTGTTTGATTGCTAAGCTATTTGTGATGTGAGTCATTATTTTTCTGGCAGGCCCTCTTACGTTCTGATCTTCCTCACTACATGGTCCCATTTTCCACCAGTGATCTTGTATTTAGAAAACCAGAGGTTGGTGCATCGTACATGCTGTATCCTTGAAGATATAGTTAGAGGTTATAAAATGGACGGGTCGGGTGGGTTGGATAATGGGTCAAACTTGTATTTTTTTAGCACGGGTTGTGTTGACCTAGAAACACTTTTTGTCTGTTTTTTTCTCTGATTGTTTAGGTTGTCAAATGtgattacaaaatatattatataaaatgaTTCAAGGTTTCTTCATTCTTGTATTAAAAATACACTTTGGCATTTTCATTGTagcaaggttttttttttttttttatttaatctgTTTGACCCGTTAGAGACATAACATAACCTTGAGCATTTTGTTTTCTAGTGGTTTGATGAGATTTGTATTGATACAGGATAATGGGGAGAAATTTACAAACCTCTTGACAGCAATTGGTGCTTATGCTGAAGGTTTTTCACTCGATTCGGTTATTAGAAGGGCTTTCTATATGTGGAAGAAGCTCGAGAAGACCTGACTTTGAATATATCATTTGTTTCGGCAATTTAACCAGTTTTAATCGATAATTTGGTGGCCAAAGTTCCAAAATGAGATTAAATTTCACTATTTGGCATCACTCTAGGCAAGATCTGGTATAGCCAAAAGCTGTGTCAGTTGGACAATACTAAGTTGTAACACATACAGGGTTGATCATGGGCCCAATTGGACATATGACGCAATAGCCAATATGTTTAGTTGCAGAAAACTGGGGTGTTTCTTGAAACTTTTCAGGGAAACTGAAAAATCAGAAAACCTTGTTCAAATACAGAAAGCCTTTTTTATACTTTACAAAGTACAGTTTGGAGTAAATAATTTGATCTTTGCTTTCTCTAATGATTTTTCATCCTTCCCACATCCATCCACCACCGTCCTCTGTGTGCTGACTGTTGACTGCCACACTCCATGACAGGCGATCCTAATTCCCTACCATCACCAATTGCCATCACCCAACTTTGTAGGCCGCTAGTCGCACATCGATGTATTTGCTACCTATAAAATCGAACATTTTAAAAGTCATTATATGTGAGGAAGGTGAACATGCGACCGTTAGGCATTAATGCAAAACCTAGCAAAAGTACGTAGTTTTAGTAAAATCCAAAATAAAATTTAATCTATAAAtcgttttttttaatttggaaaaccATCATCGCGTTTTTCTTCCTATGATCCACCAATACCCAATATCAAAGCAATGTTTGCATCTCTTTAAGCTACATTGTGCCCGCCACCCAAACTCGTCACTATAGCAGATAGCTCCAATTCAACTTCCCTCAAACGTTCACGTTGCCGCATATGTTGTATGAATTTTGGTCTAAGAGACCAAAATCACAATAACTAACAAACCCAAACACTATTTTTTGGGTTATAGAAGATAGGTGCGATTTTTATGATGTTATGAAGTTAAAAACTACTCATGGGAAACAAACCTAAAGATGAAAATTTTGGCTCTTTTTCGTCATTATAAATGGCCATTTGGGTCATTACGGATTTTCATCTCAAAATTTTAGGTCTTGAAGATGATTTGAAGGTAATGTGAACCAATTTTTAAGAGCTTGTCCCTGATTGAGACAcaatattgattttttttttttttttttacttcaacAAGTAGAGATCATGTTTCTGTCATGCAACTCAAATGTTGTTTCTGTTGATAAGATATCAAATAAAGGAAGTAGATGTTTCTGTCATGTAATTCCACTGATTGGACATCTGTTATGTGCTCAATTCCTTGGCTAATAATTATATGCATCACTTTAAGGCATACATGTGCATGGGAGTTGCATTATTTAATTATGCATAATATTTATTTTTACTTGTTAATTTGTTTCGTTGGTTAAGAAAGAGTCAAGTTAAAGTAGTTGGTAATTTATGCACTATTTTAGTAGAACATGGGCTAAGGAGTAGTGGGTAGTTTGAGTCTTGTTTCTATTTATATTTACCTTTTGTAATTTGCGTCTATTATGAATGAAAAATTTAGAGAATTAACTAAGTCTTGTTTCTTGCTAATTTCTTTTGAGTTTGATCCACTCAACGGATTATCTATTTATCAACCGATTGGTACATATCAACATCACCAAAGGGACCTTGCCAttcttgtaggatcggttttgacaccgtacgattgcgtaacgaacgttcgacgtgcggaatccgtgaacgtgcgtgaccgaacacacaagaacgtactagaactgtgattctattgacaaatatgacgtgtacaagcaacgagaatcacgtggagagaactttctctctctaagcttagATCTCCTAAttccaaatgagcaaaagtcttacAAATGATGACATAACTCTCCTATATATAtcccttggaattaatgagacttctcattaattaccaaaatgccaccttgctacTTCTATctaattattataatataaagcTCGTTTTGAACTGTTTCtagctacggctcggattgacgaaggcgatagacattaatgcactaacagtctcccccttggatattgtcgcagtcaatctcgtagcgtcttgtctttctctttctcgaacagaatccTCGCGGATCTGTATTcgagcttccgttgctccccTTCTTCTTAGACTCTTTttccttcaggctccccc
Above is a window of Helianthus annuus cultivar XRQ/B chromosome 14, HanXRQr2.0-SUNRISE, whole genome shotgun sequence DNA encoding:
- the LOC110908318 gene encoding DNA polymerase I isoform X2, with the protein product MSCCQFSNHLLNSICRTIYFGRRSISTNYRARTLVSPSRNRFTKGYCKLSSSLKSELSGTAPAFSRKKLGTVDGEAPPHESTSSDSSQKTDNLVNTDPSNGRVMLIDGTSIIYRSYYKLLAKLHHGHLANADGNGDWVLTISTALSLIIDVLEFTPSHVAVVFDHDGQTFRHTLYPSYKSNRPPTPDTIVQGLQYLKASIKAMSIKVIEVPGVEADDVIGTLAVRSVDAGFKVRVVSPDKDFFQILSPSLRLLRIAPRGFEMVSFGMEDFAKKYGTLQPSQFVDVMSLVGDRSDNIPGVDGIGDVHAVQLISRFGSLENLLQNIDQVDEERIKKALIANKEQALLSKELALLRSDLPHYMVPFSTSDLVFRKPEDNGEKFTNLLTAIGAYAEGFSLDSVIRRAFYMWKKLEKT
- the LOC110908318 gene encoding DNA polymerase I isoform X1, translating into MSCCQFSNHLLNSICRTIYFGRRSISTNYRARTLVSPSRNRFTKGYCKLSSSLKSELSGTAPAFSRKKLGTVDGEAPPHESTSSDSSQKTDNLVNTDPSNGRVMLIDGTSIIYRSYYKLLAKLHHGHLANADGNGDWVLTISTALSLIIDVLEFTPSHVAVVFDHDGFCFGNMPQSSRQKFMAKGQTFRHTLYPSYKSNRPPTPDTIVQGLQYLKASIKAMSIKVIEVPGVEADDVIGTLAVRSVDAGFKVRVVSPDKDFFQILSPSLRLLRIAPRGFEMVSFGMEDFAKKYGTLQPSQFVDVMSLVGDRSDNIPGVDGIGDVHAVQLISRFGSLENLLQNIDQVDEERIKKALIANKEQALLSKELALLRSDLPHYMVPFSTSDLVFRKPEDNGEKFTNLLTAIGAYAEGFSLDSVIRRAFYMWKKLEKT